From Ignavibacteriota bacterium, the proteins below share one genomic window:
- a CDS encoding 2-oxoacid:ferredoxin oxidoreductase subunit beta, with translation MAETTATAKMTIKDFQSDQDVRWCPGCGDYSILAQVQRVFPEFNHPKENFVAISGIGCSSRFPYYMDIYGLHGIHGRAPAIASGVKLANPKLDVWVATGDGDGLSIGGNHMIHMLRRNIGIKVLLFNNQIYGLTKGQFSPTSQMGQVTKSTPMGVIDPPFIPVSLALGAGATLVARTMDRDPKHLQEMVRRAENHQGSSFIEIYQNCSVFNDGAFFQFTEKETRDDHVVYLEHGKPLVFGKSKEKGVRLNGFTPEVVSVTDGTYSVNDLLVHNEKDGTLAFILANMIHDPELPRPMGVFTALERPTYESMMVQQIAKAKSKRGEGDLQKLLEGDETWVIQ, from the coding sequence ATGGCTGAGACGACGGCGACAGCAAAAATGACGATCAAGGATTTCCAATCGGACCAGGATGTGCGCTGGTGCCCGGGCTGCGGGGACTATTCGATCCTCGCTCAGGTGCAGCGCGTGTTCCCCGAATTCAACCATCCGAAAGAGAACTTCGTTGCCATCTCCGGCATCGGGTGCTCGAGCCGGTTCCCGTACTACATGGACATCTACGGGCTCCACGGCATCCACGGACGCGCACCGGCCATCGCCTCGGGCGTGAAGCTCGCGAACCCGAAGCTGGATGTGTGGGTCGCCACGGGTGACGGTGACGGACTGAGCATCGGCGGCAACCACATGATCCACATGCTCCGCAGGAACATCGGGATCAAGGTCCTCCTGTTCAACAACCAGATCTACGGCCTCACCAAAGGGCAGTTCTCCCCGACGTCGCAGATGGGACAGGTCACCAAGTCGACCCCTATGGGCGTGATCGATCCCCCGTTCATCCCGGTCTCCCTTGCGCTCGGTGCCGGTGCGACGCTCGTGGCCCGCACGATGGACCGCGATCCGAAACACCTGCAGGAGATGGTCCGGCGCGCCGAGAACCATCAGGGCTCGTCGTTCATCGAGATCTATCAGAATTGCAGCGTGTTCAACGATGGCGCCTTCTTCCAATTCACGGAAAAGGAGACCCGCGATGACCACGTGGTGTACCTCGAGCATGGCAAACCGCTCGTGTTCGGCAAGAGCAAGGAAAAGGGCGTTCGCCTGAACGGATTCACCCCCGAGGTCGTCTCGGTCACGGACGGCACGTACTCGGTGAACGACCTTCTCGTGCACAACGAGAAGGACGGCACCCTGGCCTTCATCCTGGCGAACATGATCCACGATCCGGAACTTCCCCGCCCGATGGGCGTGTTCACAGCACTGGAGAGGCCGACCTACGAAAGCATGATGGTCCAGCAGATCGCCAAAGCAAAGAGTAAGCGCGGCGAAGGCGACCTGCAGAAACTGCTCGAAGGCGATGAGACCTGGGTCATTCAGTGA
- the recA gene encoding recombinase RecA — translation MADEREAKAAALKIAIDQIEKQHGKGAVMKLGEGPILKVEVISTSSISLDAALGIGGIPRGRVIEVFGPESSGKTTLCLHVIAEAQRTGGICAFVDAEHALDMNYAKKLGVDTNNLLLSQPEFGEQALEIVETLVRSGALDVIVIDSVAALTPRAEIEGEMGDPSMGVQARLMSQALRKLTSAISKSKTSVIFTNQLRMKIGVMFGNPETTTGGNALKFYATVRLDVRRIEAIKDGTSIIGNRTRVKVVKNKVAPPFREAQFDILYNEGISRLGDLVDTAVELNIINKAGSWFSYKEDRIGQGRDAVKKYLLENEKITQTIDRETREKLGLPVGAAPKAAPDAKPQPKADAEVKAAPEAKVAPKVEPPKKK, via the coding sequence ATGGCAGATGAGAGAGAAGCCAAAGCAGCGGCACTGAAGATCGCGATCGACCAGATCGAGAAGCAGCACGGCAAGGGTGCCGTGATGAAGCTCGGCGAAGGGCCCATCCTGAAGGTGGAGGTGATCTCCACCAGTTCCATCTCGCTCGATGCCGCACTCGGCATCGGCGGTATCCCCCGCGGCCGCGTGATCGAGGTCTTCGGCCCGGAATCCTCCGGCAAGACGACCCTCTGTCTCCATGTCATCGCCGAAGCCCAGCGTACGGGCGGGATCTGTGCGTTCGTGGATGCCGAGCATGCGCTCGACATGAACTACGCCAAGAAGCTGGGCGTGGATACGAACAACCTTCTCCTCTCGCAGCCGGAATTCGGTGAGCAGGCACTGGAGATCGTGGAGACCCTTGTGCGCAGCGGCGCGCTGGATGTGATCGTGATCGACTCCGTTGCGGCCCTGACCCCGCGCGCGGAGATCGAAGGCGAGATGGGCGACCCGAGCATGGGCGTGCAGGCCCGCCTGATGTCGCAGGCACTGCGCAAACTTACCTCGGCCATCAGCAAGTCCAAGACCTCCGTCATCTTCACCAATCAGCTCCGCATGAAGATCGGCGTGATGTTCGGCAATCCCGAGACCACCACCGGCGGCAACGCGCTCAAGTTCTACGCGACGGTCCGCCTGGACGTCCGCCGCATTGAGGCCATCAAGGATGGCACAAGCATCATCGGCAACCGGACCCGCGTGAAGGTGGTCAAGAACAAGGTCGCCCCGCCCTTCCGCGAAGCGCAGTTCGATATCCTCTATAATGAGGGGATCTCCCGTCTCGGCGATCTGGTGGACACGGCGGTGGAGCTGAACATTATCAACAAAGCAGGCTCCTGGTTCTCCTACAAGGAAGACCGGATCGGTCAGGGCCGCGATGCTGTGAAGAAGTATCTTCTGGAGAACGAGAAGATCACGCAGACCATCGACAGGGAGACGCGCGAGAAGCTCGGCCTGCCGGTCGGCGCCGCTCCCAAAGCCGCCCCGGATGCGAAACCGCAGCCGAAGGCGGATGCCGAAGTCAAGGCCGCTCCCGAGGCGAAGGTCGCCCCGAAGGTGGAACCGCCGAAGAAGAAGTAA
- a CDS encoding 30S ribosomal protein S18: MFTPRRPRRDRDNQTPRKKRTCRFCDAKDIYIDYKDEKRLQRFVTEQGKIIPKRITGTCAKHQRQLVSAIKRARHLALLPFVSDAIR, translated from the coding sequence GTGTTCACACCACGCCGTCCCCGGCGCGACCGGGACAATCAGACGCCGCGCAAAAAGCGCACCTGCCGTTTCTGCGACGCGAAAGATATTTACATCGATTACAAGGACGAGAAGCGGCTCCAGCGCTTCGTCACCGAACAGGGAAAGATCATCCCCAAGCGCATCACCGGCACCTGCGCCAAGCACCAGCGCCAGCTCGTGAGCGCCATCAAGCGGGCACGCCATCTTGCCCTGCTCCCGTTCGTCTCTGACGCAATCCGCTGA
- a CDS encoding 50S ribosomal protein L9, translated as MKVILRKEHEKLGSIGTLTEVKDGYARNYLIPRGIAYPATAGSMHALEEEKKQAERRSAKEMKESEKLAATLDKVSLTIKMKVGEDEKLFGSVTSQMLADAMKEQGLTIDKRIIDLEEPIKALGIYTVNVKLHANVVGKVKVWVVAE; from the coding sequence ATGAAAGTCATTCTGCGCAAGGAACACGAGAAACTCGGGTCGATCGGCACCCTCACGGAAGTGAAGGACGGTTACGCCCGGAATTACCTCATCCCCCGCGGCATCGCCTACCCGGCAACAGCGGGCAGCATGCACGCCCTGGAGGAGGAGAAGAAGCAGGCCGAGCGCCGCTCCGCCAAAGAGATGAAGGAGAGCGAAAAGCTCGCCGCCACTCTCGACAAGGTGTCCCTCACCATCAAGATGAAGGTCGGCGAAGACGAGAAACTCTTCGGCTCCGTCACCTCCCAGATGCTGGCAGACGCCATGAAGGAGCAGGGGCTCACGATCGACAAGCGCATCATCGATCTGGAAGAACCCATCAAAGCGCTCGGCATTTACACGGTGAACGTAAAGCTGCATGCAAATGTTGTAGGGAAGGTGAAGGTGTGGGTGGTCGCCGAGTAA
- a CDS encoding biotin transporter BioY: MTSGVRTLDRPWNIADRSLLVQTLWITGFAVATAIGARFEIPHQPVPFTLQTMVVLLAGAFLGPRNGALSQLLYLGAGALGLPVYAGGALGFMHLIGPTGGYLLAFPAAAAVAGYLVTLRRSLPWTVLSMFAGLLVIFSSGTLHLYAFYIRNFASAFAAGFLIFSWWDMLKLGAASMIYFEIAKRYSRVGN, translated from the coding sequence ATGACCTCGGGCGTCAGAACCCTCGACAGACCCTGGAATATCGCAGACCGGTCGCTGCTCGTTCAAACCCTCTGGATCACCGGTTTTGCGGTCGCTACGGCGATCGGTGCCCGGTTTGAGATCCCCCACCAGCCTGTTCCGTTCACGCTGCAGACCATGGTGGTCTTGCTGGCAGGTGCCTTTTTGGGCCCCCGGAATGGTGCTCTCAGCCAGTTGCTCTACCTCGGCGCCGGTGCCCTCGGGCTTCCGGTGTATGCCGGCGGAGCCCTCGGATTCATGCACTTGATCGGGCCGACGGGAGGCTATCTCCTTGCATTCCCGGCCGCCGCCGCGGTTGCCGGCTACCTGGTCACGCTTCGCCGCTCGCTGCCATGGACGGTCCTGTCGATGTTCGCGGGCCTGCTCGTGATCTTCAGCTCCGGCACGCTCCATCTGTATGCCTTCTACATCCGGAACTTCGCGTCGGCGTTTGCCGCAGGATTCCTGATCTTCAGCTGGTGGGATATGCTGAAACTGGGCGCGGCGAGCATGATCTACTTCGAGATCGCGAAGAGGTACTCGCGGGTGGGAAATTAA
- a CDS encoding 2-oxoacid:acceptor oxidoreductase subunit alpha — translation MAKQLKTLEEVTIRFAGDSGDGMQLTGTQFTNTVAALGADLATFPDYPAEIRAPAGTKYGVSGFQIKFGSTDILTPGDTADVLVAMNPAALVTNVKILRDGGTIIVNEDAFNDKNLKLANLSTNPLEDGSLARFNVHRVAITKMTANALADMNISTRMVDKTKNFFALGLMYWMYNRPIDGSVKFIQEKFGKKDAEIAEANVRVLKAGYNYGDTTEVFTTRYDVKAAHLPPGKYRNIMGNVAAALGLIAAAKKANLELFLGSYPITPASDILHELAKFKEFGVKTFQAEDEIAAITSAIGAAYAGALAATTTSGPGLALKTEAMGLAVILELPLVIINVQRGGPSTGLPTKTEQADLLQAVVGRNGEAPMCVISASTPADCFEVAYEAARIAIKYMTPVIALTDGYLGNGAEPWRIPKVSELKEIPVTFASDPKTFQPYSRDPETLARPWAIPGTPGLEHRIGGLEKADITGNISYDPDNHHVMIKKRAAKIDGIANDIPDQKVEGEPQGDLLVLGWGSTYGAIKSAVDAARAEGLKVSQAHLRYIHPFPKNLGEVLGRFKHVLIPEINNGQLITLIRAKYLIPAIGFNMIKGLPLRAEEIENTIEEILGGKTNG, via the coding sequence ATGGCCAAACAGCTCAAGACCCTTGAAGAAGTCACGATTCGCTTCGCCGGGGACTCCGGCGATGGCATGCAGCTGACGGGAACGCAGTTCACCAACACTGTGGCCGCCCTCGGTGCGGACCTGGCCACTTTCCCCGATTACCCCGCTGAGATCCGGGCTCCCGCTGGCACCAAATACGGTGTCAGCGGGTTCCAGATCAAGTTCGGCAGCACCGATATCCTCACGCCCGGCGACACCGCTGATGTGCTCGTCGCGATGAACCCCGCTGCTCTTGTCACCAATGTGAAGATCCTCCGCGATGGCGGCACGATCATCGTGAACGAGGATGCATTCAACGACAAGAACCTCAAGCTCGCCAACCTCAGCACGAATCCGCTCGAGGATGGCTCCCTGGCACGGTTCAACGTCCACCGCGTGGCGATCACCAAGATGACCGCCAACGCCCTGGCCGACATGAACATCTCCACGCGCATGGTCGACAAGACCAAGAATTTCTTCGCGCTCGGCCTGATGTACTGGATGTACAACCGGCCCATCGACGGCTCGGTGAAGTTCATCCAGGAGAAGTTCGGCAAGAAGGACGCCGAGATCGCGGAAGCCAACGTCCGTGTGCTGAAGGCCGGCTACAACTACGGCGATACCACCGAGGTCTTCACCACCCGCTACGATGTCAAAGCCGCCCACCTCCCTCCCGGCAAATACCGGAACATCATGGGGAACGTGGCCGCTGCACTCGGCCTCATCGCCGCGGCGAAGAAGGCGAACCTCGAACTCTTCCTGGGCAGCTATCCCATCACCCCGGCCAGCGACATCCTCCACGAGCTCGCGAAGTTCAAAGAGTTCGGCGTGAAGACGTTCCAGGCCGAGGACGAGATCGCGGCCATCACATCGGCCATCGGCGCGGCGTACGCCGGCGCTCTCGCGGCGACCACCACGAGCGGCCCCGGCCTCGCATTGAAGACCGAAGCGATGGGCCTGGCGGTGATCCTCGAGCTCCCGCTGGTCATCATCAACGTTCAGCGCGGCGGCCCGAGCACCGGGCTCCCGACCAAGACCGAGCAGGCGGACCTGCTCCAGGCGGTGGTCGGACGCAACGGCGAAGCGCCGATGTGCGTCATCTCGGCCTCGACGCCTGCCGACTGCTTCGAGGTGGCCTATGAAGCAGCCCGTATCGCGATCAAGTATATGACCCCGGTCATCGCCCTCACGGACGGTTACCTGGGCAACGGTGCAGAGCCGTGGCGCATCCCGAAGGTCAGCGAACTGAAAGAGATCCCGGTCACGTTCGCGAGCGACCCGAAGACGTTCCAGCCCTACTCCCGCGATCCGGAGACCCTTGCCCGTCCGTGGGCGATCCCCGGAACGCCCGGACTCGAGCATCGCATCGGCGGACTCGAGAAGGCGGACATCACCGGGAACATCTCCTACGATCCCGACAATCATCATGTGATGATCAAGAAGCGTGCGGCGAAGATCGACGGCATCGCGAATGACATCCCCGACCAGAAGGTCGAAGGCGAACCGCAGGGCGACCTGCTCGTGCTCGGCTGGGGCAGTACCTATGGCGCGATCAAGAGCGCCGTGGATGCTGCACGCGCCGAAGGCCTCAAGGTCTCCCAGGCCCACCTGCGCTACATCCATCCGTTCCCGAAGAACCTGGGTGAGGTCCTCGGGCGGTTCAAGCATGTCCTCATCCCTGAGATCAACAATGGCCAACTGATCACGCTGATCCGGGCGAAGTACCTCATCCCGGCCATCGGTTTCAATATGATCAAGGGGCTGCCTTTGCGTGCGGAAGAGATCGAGAACACGATCGAAGAAATTCTCGGAGGGAAGACCAATGGCTGA
- a CDS encoding ribose-phosphate pyrophosphokinase encodes MPILKVFGGRSNRPLAQKIADSIGVPLGDCEIRSFSDGELWVKYGENIRGADVYIVQSTNPPAENLMELLIMTDAAKRASARKVTVVIPYFGYARQDRKDQPRVSITAKLIANLLTGAGADRVITMDLHAPQLQGFFDIPVDHLYSSALLVKYFKTKDIPNLAIASPDVGGMKMARAYAKRLEADLVVIDKRRPRQNVAEVMNIIGEVEGKNILIVDDLVDTAGTLVNAVEALRNAGAESVYAACTHAVLSGQAIERINASRLVTLLVTDTLPLIVESPKIAVETVSTIFGEAVRRSFNHESISSLFDVDKS; translated from the coding sequence ATGCCCATTTTGAAGGTATTCGGGGGGCGTTCCAACCGACCCCTCGCCCAGAAGATCGCCGACTCCATCGGCGTGCCGCTGGGGGATTGCGAGATCAGGTCATTCAGTGATGGTGAATTGTGGGTGAAGTACGGTGAGAACATCCGCGGTGCGGATGTCTACATCGTGCAGTCCACGAATCCCCCCGCTGAGAACCTGATGGAGCTGTTGATCATGACCGATGCAGCCAAGCGGGCATCGGCACGCAAGGTCACGGTCGTCATCCCCTACTTCGGGTATGCACGTCAGGACCGAAAGGACCAGCCGCGGGTCTCCATCACGGCGAAACTGATCGCGAACCTCCTCACGGGAGCGGGAGCGGACAGGGTCATCACGATGGATCTCCACGCGCCGCAGTTGCAGGGCTTCTTCGATATCCCGGTGGACCACCTGTACAGTTCGGCGTTGCTGGTGAAATATTTCAAGACGAAGGACATCCCGAACCTCGCCATTGCGTCACCGGATGTCGGCGGGATGAAGATGGCGCGCGCGTATGCGAAGCGCCTGGAGGCGGACCTGGTCGTCATCGACAAACGCCGTCCGCGCCAGAATGTTGCCGAGGTGATGAACATCATCGGCGAAGTCGAGGGAAAGAACATCCTGATCGTGGACGACCTGGTCGACACGGCGGGCACCCTGGTCAATGCTGTGGAAGCCCTGCGGAACGCCGGCGCGGAGTCCGTGTATGCCGCCTGCACGCATGCCGTGCTTTCCGGCCAGGCGATCGAGAGGATCAACGCGTCGCGTCTCGTAACGCTGCTCGTGACCGACACGTTGCCGTTGATCGTCGAGTCACCGAAGATCGCGGTCGAGACGGTATCGACGATATTCGGCGAAGCCGTCCGCCGGTCGTTCAACCATGAGTCCATCAGTTCCCTGTTTGATGTCGACAAAAGTTAA
- a CDS encoding 50S ribosomal protein L25 encodes MSEFVVNAEIRTNTKSHAKYAMKEGKIPGVYYARGEENIVLQMPSKVLDKLVFTSETHVIDLRFPDGAARKAILKDVQFDPISDKPVHFDLQGLKENEKLSLEIPVVLTGGIPKGVRDGGMMQHFIHKLKISCLPKDIPTKIEINVGAMDINDFVHVRDLDLPNVTIMEALETAIVGCMPPNVTKEAEPTAEEAAAATAAAAEPEVVTKGKKPEDGEGAADEKKK; translated from the coding sequence ATGTCAGAGTTCGTTGTCAACGCGGAAATCCGGACCAACACCAAGAGCCATGCGAAGTACGCGATGAAAGAGGGGAAGATCCCCGGCGTGTACTATGCGCGCGGCGAGGAGAACATCGTTCTCCAGATGCCGTCGAAGGTGCTTGACAAGCTGGTCTTCACGTCCGAGACCCACGTCATCGACCTCCGGTTCCCGGATGGCGCCGCCCGCAAGGCGATCCTGAAGGACGTGCAGTTCGATCCCATCAGCGACAAGCCGGTCCATTTCGACCTGCAGGGGCTGAAGGAGAACGAAAAGCTGTCCCTCGAGATCCCGGTCGTGCTTACCGGCGGCATTCCGAAGGGCGTGCGTGACGGCGGCATGATGCAGCACTTCATCCACAAGCTGAAGATCTCCTGTCTGCCGAAGGACATCCCGACGAAGATCGAGATCAATGTGGGTGCCATGGACATCAACGACTTCGTGCACGTGCGCGATCTGGATCTGCCGAACGTCACGATCATGGAAGCGCTCGAGACCGCGATCGTCGGCTGCATGCCGCCGAACGTGACCAAGGAAGCGGAACCGACCGCGGAAGAAGCCGCCGCAGCAACGGCAGCCGCAGCCGAGCCCGAAGTGGTCACCAAGGGCAAGAAGCCCGAGGATGGCGAAGGCGCCGCGGACGAGAAGAAGAAGTAG
- a CDS encoding bifunctional oligoribonuclease/PAP phosphatase NrnA, with amino-acid sequence MEPLIPLLLAYDRFVLTTHVNPDGDALGSELALASWLTTRGKDVTIINCSDTPAVYRFLDPDGTAVRTYDPHTHDPMLANADVIILVDANHPDRTRQMADAFTRSPALKICIDHHLDPGTFANHYFIDSDATSTGELLYRLLDCEHDRAMPAACARALYCAIMTDTGSFRFPRTDPAVHRIVAHLLEAGADPVEIYNEIYNRWTTGRIRLLGETLSSLTLTGNDRVASVAITRAMLAATGTTEEDTDNFTSYPMSIRGVELGIVFVEIPEGTKMSFRSHGEVPVNLLAREFGGNGHKNASGARVAGVRIQELLPKVLAAAEKYLDHKPASQA; translated from the coding sequence ATGGAACCCCTGATACCGCTTTTGCTCGCTTACGACAGGTTCGTCCTGACCACGCACGTCAACCCCGACGGTGACGCGCTCGGGTCGGAACTCGCTCTCGCCTCCTGGCTCACGACGCGCGGCAAGGACGTGACCATCATCAATTGCAGCGACACTCCGGCCGTGTACCGCTTCCTGGACCCGGACGGCACCGCCGTGCGGACGTACGACCCGCACACGCATGACCCCATGCTCGCCAACGCCGACGTGATCATTCTTGTGGACGCGAACCACCCCGACCGGACGCGGCAGATGGCGGACGCGTTCACCAGGAGTCCGGCGCTGAAGATCTGCATCGACCATCATCTTGACCCCGGCACGTTCGCGAACCACTACTTCATCGACTCCGATGCAACGTCGACCGGCGAGTTGCTCTACCGGCTGCTGGACTGCGAGCATGATCGTGCCATGCCCGCGGCCTGCGCCCGCGCGCTGTACTGCGCGATCATGACGGATACGGGATCATTCCGCTTCCCGCGCACCGACCCCGCGGTCCACCGCATCGTGGCGCATTTGCTCGAGGCCGGCGCGGATCCCGTGGAGATCTACAATGAGATCTACAACCGCTGGACGACCGGACGTATCCGGCTCCTCGGTGAAACGCTCTCCTCCCTGACGCTCACGGGCAACGACCGCGTCGCATCCGTTGCCATCACGCGCGCTATGCTCGCGGCGACGGGGACCACCGAAGAGGACACCGATAACTTCACGAGCTATCCGATGAGCATCCGAGGCGTGGAACTGGGCATCGTGTTCGTGGAGATCCCGGAAGGGACCAAGATGAGTTTCCGCTCCCACGGCGAGGTCCCCGTGAACCTCCTTGCACGTGAGTTCGGCGGGAACGGACACAAGAATGCCTCGGGGGCACGCGTGGCCGGCGTCCGTATCCAGGAACTCCTGCCGAAGGTCCTTGCAGCAGCAGAAAAGTATCTCGACCACAAACCGGCATCACAGGCATGA
- a CDS encoding T9SS type A sorting domain-containing protein encodes MDGLRVTTAWEIPLPVQLASFAAIRVSDDVQLSWSTISEVNNFGFYVERKLDGTSSFVEVPNSFIAGHATTLEPQSYSFTDNTVTPGVWYYRLRQVDLDGKINYSEPVKVEYVTAVTSETPATYGLSQNYPNPFNPSTDIQFSLAKAGTVSLKVYDMLGREVATLANGEFVAGVHHVMFNAINLPSGAYFYALKAGNFSAMKSMMLVK; translated from the coding sequence ATTGATGGCCTCCGCGTCACCACCGCCTGGGAGATCCCGCTGCCCGTCCAGCTCGCCTCCTTCGCCGCGATCCGCGTGTCGGATGATGTGCAGCTCTCCTGGAGCACCATCAGCGAAGTGAACAACTTCGGCTTCTACGTCGAGCGCAAGCTGGATGGCACCTCGTCGTTCGTTGAGGTCCCGAATTCCTTCATCGCCGGCCATGCCACCACCCTCGAACCGCAGAGCTACAGCTTCACGGACAACACCGTGACGCCGGGCGTGTGGTACTATCGCCTGCGCCAGGTCGACCTCGACGGCAAGATCAACTACTCCGAGCCGGTGAAGGTCGAGTACGTCACGGCGGTCACCTCCGAGACCCCGGCCACTTATGGCCTGAGCCAGAACTACCCGAACCCCTTCAACCCGTCCACCGACATCCAGTTCTCGCTGGCCAAGGCCGGCACGGTGAGCCTGAAGGTCTATGACATGCTCGGCCGCGAGGTCGCCACGCTCGCCAACGGCGAATTTGTCGCCGGCGTGCACCATGTCATGTTCAACGCCATCAACCTCCCCAGCGGCGCGTACTTCTACGCCCTGAAGGCCGGCAACTTCTCTGCAATGAAGAGCATGATGCTGGTAAAGTAA
- a CDS encoding RecX family transcriptional regulator: protein MRITRIETQQKRRDRVNVYADGEFAVGISKETLLRAALRVGDELTPERLSALQSEEGLFQTRAAAMRLLARRPRAERELRDRLREKEYADADIARVLAGLRTAGLVNDAEFARTYIRNTLILRPLGEIQLRQKLLIFGIERATVDDAIREELGAVDVDDIALAVTRKYLARSAGRGSADDPRKRRRLAAAMLARRGYAWTIITRVLKKLDLPEDDA from the coding sequence GTGCGCATCACGCGGATCGAGACACAGCAGAAGCGGCGCGACAGGGTCAATGTGTATGCCGACGGCGAATTCGCCGTCGGCATCAGCAAAGAGACGTTGTTGCGTGCCGCGTTGAGGGTGGGCGACGAACTCACTCCCGAACGGCTGAGCGCACTCCAATCAGAAGAAGGATTGTTTCAGACCCGTGCAGCCGCCATGCGCCTCCTGGCGCGGCGGCCGCGGGCGGAACGCGAACTCCGGGACCGGCTCCGCGAGAAGGAATATGCGGATGCCGACATTGCGCGGGTGCTTGCCGGCCTGCGTACAGCCGGACTCGTGAACGATGCGGAATTCGCCCGCACCTACATCCGCAACACCCTCATCCTCCGCCCTCTCGGCGAGATCCAGCTCCGGCAGAAACTCCTGATCTTCGGCATTGAACGCGCCACGGTGGATGATGCCATCCGCGAAGAACTCGGCGCGGTGGATGTCGATGATATTGCCCTTGCCGTTACCCGGAAGTACCTCGCCCGCAGTGCCGGCCGCGGGAGCGCGGATGATCCCCGGAAGCGGCGCCGCCTCGCGGCCGCAATGCTCGCCCGCCGCGGGTATGCATGGACGATCATCACCCGCGTACTGAAGAAGCTCGACCTCCCCGAAGATGACGCTTAA
- the rpsF gene encoding 30S ribosomal protein S6 codes for MSSTNRTYETTFIVNASLDDAQVEAVVARVQETITKNGGAIKAVNKWGRKRLAYPINKRTNGFYVNLEFDAPGTVLAHLERAYTLDEMILRNLTLVLEKKALAARAAALAAAPVVEPAAAPVAAPAPAAAPASGREPLFTEEPKNA; via the coding sequence ATGAGCAGCACCAATCGTACGTACGAGACGACGTTCATCGTCAACGCCTCGCTCGACGACGCGCAGGTTGAAGCCGTCGTTGCACGCGTGCAGGAGACGATCACCAAGAACGGCGGAGCGATCAAGGCGGTCAATAAGTGGGGCCGCAAGCGTCTGGCGTATCCTATCAACAAGCGCACGAACGGGTTCTACGTGAACCTGGAGTTCGACGCGCCCGGCACGGTCCTCGCCCATCTCGAGCGCGCATACACGCTCGACGAGATGATCCTGAGGAACCTCACGCTGGTGCTCGAGAAGAAGGCCCTTGCCGCCCGTGCGGCCGCCCTCGCTGCAGCACCGGTCGTGGAGCCCGCCGCCGCACCGGTCGCAGCACCTGCACCTGCAGCTGCGCCGGCGAGCGGACGCGAACCGCTCTTCACCGAAGAGCCCAAGAACGCCTGA
- a CDS encoding aminoacyl-tRNA hydrolase codes for MERLLVVGLGNHGRAYRNTRHNVGFMVLDELCRRWSCSLREGRGEYFRAGCRRGATDVVLIAPTTYMNNSGVAVREVAEELTLGPEHILVIADDFALPLGTLRLRKSGSDGGHNGIASVIYHLGDNGIPRLRCGIGTTEPFAGEDPATFVLSPFAPEEEKAVAAMVGRAADATESFVHSGIDRTMTQYNRTT; via the coding sequence GTGGAACGACTGCTCGTGGTGGGACTCGGCAACCATGGCCGGGCCTACCGGAACACCAGGCACAATGTGGGGTTCATGGTTCTGGACGAACTCTGCAGGCGGTGGTCCTGTTCCCTGCGTGAAGGGCGTGGAGAGTATTTCCGTGCCGGATGCCGGCGCGGCGCAACGGATGTGGTGCTGATCGCTCCGACGACGTACATGAACAACAGCGGCGTCGCGGTCCGGGAAGTGGCAGAGGAGCTGACGCTCGGCCCGGAGCACATCCTGGTGATCGCGGATGATTTTGCCCTGCCGCTGGGTACGCTCCGCCTGCGCAAGAGCGGCAGCGACGGCGGGCACAACGGTATCGCCTCGGTCATATATCACCTGGGCGACAACGGGATCCCGCGTCTGCGGTGCGGGATCGGGACCACGGAGCCGTTCGCGGGTGAGGACCCGGCAACATTCGTCCTCTCCCCTTTCGCTCCGGAGGAAGAAAAGGCGGTTGCGGCCATGGTCGGCCGGGCCGCGGATGCTACAGAGTCTTTTGTTCACAGCGGGATAGACCGCACGATGACACAATACAACAGAACCACATAA